One Streptococcus sp. S1 DNA window includes the following coding sequences:
- a CDS encoding redox-sensing transcriptional repressor Rex — MKHDKNTPIPRATAKRLSLYYRIFKRFNSEKIERVNSKQIADAIGIDSATVRRDFSYFGELGRRGFGYDVKKLMNFFADLLNDNAITNVAIVGIGNMGSALLNYRFHERNKMKIVMAFDLDDHELINTKSKDGIPIYGISSIKEKLKQEGIQTAILTVPSVKAQEVASLLVDAGVKGILSFSPVHLTVPKDVVVQYVDLTSELQTLLYFMRKNEE; from the coding sequence GTGAAACATGATAAAAATACTCCAATTCCACGCGCAACAGCAAAACGCTTATCGCTCTACTACCGCATTTTTAAACGCTTTAACTCTGAAAAAATAGAGCGCGTCAATTCCAAGCAAATTGCGGATGCAATTGGGATTGACTCTGCTACCGTTCGCCGAGATTTTTCTTATTTTGGTGAATTAGGAAGACGGGGATTTGGTTATGACGTAAAAAAACTGATGAACTTCTTTGCGGATCTCTTAAATGATAATGCCATTACCAATGTCGCTATTGTGGGGATCGGAAATATGGGAAGTGCGCTTCTCAACTATCGCTTCCATGAACGCAATAAGATGAAAATTGTCATGGCGTTTGATCTTGACGATCATGAACTGATCAATACCAAAAGTAAGGACGGAATTCCCATTTACGGTATTTCCTCTATTAAAGAAAAGCTCAAACAAGAAGGCATTCAAACAGCCATCCTAACTGTTCCAAGCGTCAAGGCTCAAGAAGTGGCTAGCCTTTTGGTAGACGCTGGGGTCAAAGGGATTCTCAGCTTCTCACCAGTGCATCTGACAGTTCCTAAAGATGTCGTCGTCCAATATGTCGACCTCACCAGTGAATTGCAAACACTCCTTTATTTCATGCGAAAAAACGAAGAATAA
- the radC gene encoding RadC family protein translates to MYDISFIEPSLLPRERLVSEGVDKLSHQELLSILLRTGNKQKSVYEIAQGLLSSVNSLKELSQLTLEELQEISGIGRVKAIELQAVIEFGRRIHKDELMSSEQIMSSQKLAHKIQQEIGHKKQEHLVALYLNTQNEIIHQQTIFIGTVNRSIAEPREILHYALKHMATSIILAHNHPSGAVFPSKNDDEVTHRVLEACEVMGLTLLDHLIVSEENYYSYREETDYLV, encoded by the coding sequence ATGTACGACATATCATTTATTGAACCGTCTTTGCTTCCTAGGGAACGTTTGGTTTCTGAAGGGGTGGATAAGCTGAGTCATCAGGAATTGTTATCCATTCTCTTGCGAACAGGCAATAAGCAAAAAAGCGTTTATGAGATTGCACAAGGTCTTTTGAGTTCGGTTAATAGTTTAAAGGAGTTAAGTCAATTAACCCTAGAGGAGCTACAGGAAATCTCTGGTATTGGCCGGGTGAAGGCCATCGAACTTCAAGCTGTGATTGAGTTTGGACGAAGGATTCATAAAGACGAATTGATGAGTTCTGAACAAATCATGAGTAGTCAGAAATTGGCCCATAAAATTCAACAGGAAATCGGCCATAAGAAACAGGAGCACCTGGTTGCCCTTTATTTGAATACGCAGAATGAAATTATTCATCAACAGACCATTTTTATTGGAACAGTGAATCGAAGTATTGCGGAGCCACGTGAAATCCTACATTATGCACTAAAACACATGGCGACGTCCATCATCTTGGCTCACAATCATCCATCTGGTGCCGTATTTCCCAGTAAAAACGATGATGAAGTAACGCATCGAGTCTTAGAGGCCTGTGAAGTGATGGGTTTAACCCTATTGGATCACTTGATTGTATCTGAAGAAAATTACTATAGTTATCGAGAAGAAACAGATTATTTAGTTTAA
- a CDS encoding class A sortase, giving the protein MSRRRKKKKSLRNTLINIVATLLIILSLLLIFNAPIRNMIMVWHTNQYQVSKVDKNTIDKNKKVKTSFDFQHVKSLSTEAVINAQWKAQKLPVIGGISIPELNMNLPIFKGLENVALYYGAGTMKENQVMGQGNYSLASHHVFGLTGANAMLFSPLEKAKAGMKIYITDKEKVYTYVISSVETVTPDRVDVIQDREGVNEITLVTCEDAAATYRTIVKGNLETSVDYDKAPKDILDSFSKSYNQMQL; this is encoded by the coding sequence ATGTCACGCAGAAGAAAAAAGAAAAAGAGTTTACGCAATACTCTTATCAACATCGTTGCAACACTTTTGATTATTCTCTCGCTTCTCTTAATTTTCAATGCTCCGATCCGAAATATGATTATGGTTTGGCATACCAACCAATACCAGGTTAGCAAGGTCGATAAAAACACCATTGATAAGAATAAAAAAGTGAAAACGAGCTTTGATTTCCAACATGTTAAGTCACTCTCGACGGAAGCTGTGATCAATGCCCAATGGAAGGCTCAGAAACTTCCTGTGATTGGGGGAATTTCGATTCCTGAATTGAACATGAATCTTCCGATTTTTAAGGGACTAGAAAACGTAGCCCTCTACTATGGGGCAGGGACCATGAAGGAAAACCAAGTTATGGGGCAAGGCAATTATTCTCTCGCCAGTCACCATGTATTTGGCTTAACTGGTGCAAATGCCATGTTGTTTTCACCATTAGAGAAAGCCAAGGCTGGTATGAAGATCTACATCACGGACAAAGAGAAAGTCTATACTTATGTCATCTCGTCAGTTGAGACAGTGACTCCAGACCGTGTAGATGTTATTCAAGATCGTGAAGGCGTTAATGAGATCACTTTGGTGACCTGTGAGGATGCTGCAGCGACTTACCGTACGATTGTAAAAGGGAATTTGGAAACCTCTGTTGACTATGACAAGGCTCCAAAAGACATCCTGGATTCATTCAGCAAGTCTTATAATCAAATGCAACTTTAA